Genomic DNA from Etheostoma cragini isolate CJK2018 chromosome 7, CSU_Ecrag_1.0, whole genome shotgun sequence:
GCTTGAAAGGttatgagaaataaatcagttaTTTAAATCATTGCGATTCATTATCTCTCCCTCAATCGATTAATTGTTTCAGGTCTAAACAACACAATGCGACAAATAGCTTAAGTTTCTGCCTTGATCATAACCTTTTAGTGATCCAATAAGTCTAAATggtaattcttttctttttttctagtcTATTGTGTTGGGTCTCAATCGGTCTGACTACATGCTGGACCAGGGAGAGGATGGGTCGTCGTCTTTGAAACAGATAGAAATCAACACCTTTGCTGCCAGTTTCGGAGGTCTCGCTTCACGCACGCCAGATGTACATCGGTAAGTCTGTCATTGGCATACAACCTATAGACTCAGCATTGCTGGTTGTtgaacaatgaaaacaacaactccCATGATTCCACGCAACTTCACAATGTCATCAAAGAGTCTGTGTTTCAAATGAGAGACCCCTACGCACACCCCTTCCAGCAGAAATGCACATATTGTACGTTGAATTGTGCTGAAAATAATTAGGTTAGTGGGACAAAAAGTAATGATGACATTGTTACAGCTGGTGATGAAACTGTGTGATCCTACACAGTGAAAGTTTCAGCCgacatgacaaaaataaatggataaaagCTACCTACGGAaccctttaaggcagaaaccgtTCCTGCGTTGAAGATTTTGCCTAGTTAATCTAGAGCGTGTTGTTGCTTTAATTAAATATCAGAGTAATGTGATCGGCTCTTTTGGTTTTCATGAAATGATTAAAGTGCAGTCAGAAAGAAATAATTGCATATCATTTTCTGTGAGCAACAATGCCGTGCGTATCATTCATCTCGCTCGACAGACACGTCCTTAAGGTGGCTGGGAAACTGGAGGAGAGCCGGCGGATCCTCGACAACAACCCTGCAGCTGGTCTGGCCAAGGCCGTTGCCAAAGCCTGGGAGCTCTATGGATCAGAGAGGTAGGAATGAAGTACATCCACTCAACTTGGCCTTTTAAAACTACATGTCCTCGCCTAATGGAGGCCCCTGACTTTACTTACTTACCGTTTGATTTACTTAGCTTAACACCAAGTGCTGGATTAACCAATTCCCCTTACAAAGAGTCTAGAGGAAAAACATCCTCTGGTGGAATATGCAAACTCTGCTTCTTAAATACCAGCAGCATCATACCCATACCCTCAACTAATGGTGGATCAAGTCTTTTGGGGGGAATAAGATCTCTGCTGATGTTGGTATACCCCTCACCGCTGGAATGAAATGCTTGGCATTATGTTGTTGGTCGCCTCTCCGTCAGATTTGCAAAATTTATGCTAAATTGTTTAATTGACAAATATCAgttgtgctttttgtgtttgcCGCTGGACGTTGATGGCATGTGGCAATGAGTTGCTCATTAGGATCTTGAAATCAACTTGCCACTCTCCTGCCAACTCTGCTAGCCTGGGCTAGCTAGGCAGCTGGCTTGAGTTTTCAAGTGTAAACAGAGTAATTACAGAAGAAAGGTTGAGCAGATGAGCTCAAGCTAGCAAGACTAGCTCTGCTTCCCTCTCATGACTATGAGTCGCTCATCGGGATAGGGAAATCAACTTCCCAGTCTCCTTCTGACTCTGCCAGTTTTCCAATGTAAACATCAGGTTAAACACAAAGTTAAAGGTGAACAGGCTATCAGCAATAAACCTAACTACGCGAACAAGCAAGACCATCTCCGCGTCCACCTACATCTCTACGTCACAAGGGGCACATAGGCAAGCGTGAAAGAATGAAACACCGACTGCGACTTCTCTGCTAGGCGTCCTGCTAGACCGTGTGCGGGCACCGCACAGTGACCTGTGTGGCCTTTGTTGGTTCCCAGCAGGATGGCGGGAGCTGTGTCTTGTGTCTTTTCGCCAAGACTTGGAGTATTGGTGCCATTCAACTGAGTGACTCCTTTTCTATGTGCAAATCTAACGGCCACGTTCTGCTTCATGATGAATCCTGCGCAAGTTGAAGGAGCTGATGTGATAACATTTCACTGGGATTATAACTCATACAGACCGATTTTTTGATTGATATGTCACTGATTGAGTCTGATTCAACTTAAAGGCCTGATTTTGAGTTTAATAGCAATGCAATGTATTAAGTATTGTAAAATCAGTTGTGTTTACGATTGGAAGAAAGTTGTTGATCAAAACAATGGCAGTAAGATCTGTAGACTATTCAGAGTAACCACAGGTCCACAAGGCTCATTAAAGGTAGCAGTGAGCGTGTTTTACAGGAGCATGTGTTGTCTTTACAGAGCCGTCGTCATGTTCCTGGTGGAAGAGGGCCAAAGGAACATCTTTGATCAACGATACATTGAGAACGAACTGTGGAAGAGGTATGCACGAGTGCCAAGGAAGCCATTCCCCATTGGCTTTAGCCAACATTGTCTTTGATATTATACTAGTTCATTTTTAGTAGAACAAACCTGATGAACTGGAGTATGTTGATTGTCATTTAGTTTGCTTTATCTTGTAATGcctctttttgcatttttgaataGTGTAAAATGGCACCCTTTGTAACCAGCACACTACTGTCACTGTGTTTCAGGAACATAAGCACAGTGAGAAAGCGGTTTGACGATGTTACCAAAACAGGATCCCTTGATCAGGACAAGAGGCTATTTGTGTATGTCAGTTAAATCTAAAGAATTGCATGCTGTACAACATATTATTCACATATTATAGCTATATGTCATACATagatataatatgatataattcTGATCAGCTGTTCTTAAAGTGCATTTATGTGCCTCTCTTTTCAGTGATGACCAAGAGGTAGCAGTGGTGTACTTCAGGAATGGCTACATGCCTGAGAACTACATTTCTGAAAAGGTCTTCACTTAAATCTTTATTCCTAGTTTTCTTACTTTTAGTAACTGAAGTGCAGGCAACATAGAAAATTATGTTATATGCAGACACTACCACCTTTAAGAATTTAGTTAGGAATGGACATGGACAGGAGTTGAAACCTTTGTTGAGCCCTTTAGGTTTTCCCAACAGACatacacaactttttttcttcttcttctgccacACATTATTCTTACAATCCATGCCCCACGTGGCAAAACAATCTATTCTCTCATTTGAATGTCAAGattaatttaaagaataatCACATTATTGCGTTAAGTTTTTGCAGGCGACTTTAATATTGCAGAGCTATTCAGTTGCCATGCATATCCTGCCAACCCTGATATGTGCACTGGGCAGCTGTATGATGAGCTGTGTAAATATCTAACCAGAAGAACCAGATTACTCTGTTTGGGAACAGGAATAAGAACTTTTATTTGTACATCCTTAGCTAAAAGAGCTGTGAGCAAATCGCAACTCAGTCAAAGGTATAGGAGGGGTGATATTTAATTCTGGCTGCTGcttaaatggttttaaattaagactttaaaatcatgttttttcattGTTCGTTGTGTTTTTAGCAGCATTCTGCTTTCCGTGTCTAGTGCTCTACTTCATTCTTCTGTCACTGTGATCAGCCCGGGCTCACatgtttcctctcctttctttatGCTCTGCTGCCCAATGtgacccccccccaaaaaaagaagataattaaATATGATCTAGGAAGTACAGCTGTAGTAtctcaagtcaattttatttatgtagcccAATATCACTAATCACAAAATTGCCTCAAAGGGGGCTTTGCCATCTGTACAGCAAACAGCAGTTATCCTTATCCATAAGGCTGACGGTTAATGGGATGCCAAATCACTCCACAGCAGGTTTATTATATAGTGTTAAGAGGACGGATTTTACTGCTTCAAAAAGGTAACCTGGCAATAATcacttattttttgtttgttacaacTGCGAGATTGTACACTGTACACAGTGTACAGGATCTGTGTTAGTAAGTAATTTCCCAGGAGTGGTGTGAATCTAGTACTGAACTGATCTTGTACTGAACCATTGGCGAGTTAAATGTTCTGGGTGTATAGGAATTCTTGCCTAAAGGAGCGCTAAACGTGAGTGTTTTTTGAATTGTAGACTTGGGATGCTCGTCTTCTGATGGAGCGCTCTCTGGCTGTGAAATGTCCAGATATCAGCACTCACCTGGCTGGAACCAAGAAGGTCCAGCAGGTGCTCGCCAGCCCTGGAGTTCTGGAGAAGTTCTTCCCTGACCAGCCCCAAGTAGTGGAGCAGATCAGAGCAACGTTCACTGGCCTCTACACTCTAGACATGGTGAGAAAATAACACATGCTACCAAGTTGTTTCGTTGTTTTTATTGAggagtttaaaacaaaaatggttTATGTTGAATTCAATCATGTGTAGCGCGGCGGGGAAGTTCTTCTTGTAAAGGCATGAAATAtactcaattttatttacatatagggctgggtattgcTCAGAAATgtgcaatgcacacacacacacacacacacacacacatgttgatgcttataataaatacaaatacaacaaatataaCGCAGAACTGGTTGATAATTTGTACTTCATACTTTATAAACTGGCAAAACAGACTGGGGCAAATTTAACCCAGGGAGACAACCGGTGCATGGTCaacgggaagaaaacacaagggttaaatgaaaCTACCGATACACAGGAAACAACTTAATGACTGTGAATGACCGTGTAGGCAGTTTGATTTTGGGAGTTTCCCTTGTTTTCCCTCACCTGCGTCCTCTGACAGTAAATCAAAGTTTTCACAGCTTGTGCCAGCTCCAAAATactgaagaaacaacaacaatcccaAAGCACTAGCTCCGCGACTAACACAATCCTACGCTGTCTGTGAGCAGCACGTATAGCCAGTTAAAAGATACTTTCCGTGATCAGTCTGCGTACGTAGCCAAAGCAAAAAATAGGGCTAGGCgttatgaagaaaatcaaatatcacaatatttgtGGCCAAATACCTAGATATTGATACctcaacaatattgtagtgttgactattgatgctttcccaaaatgtttacacaatgagatttttgataaataatcatcagtaatgtgaatataatgactaaatggttaaaggcaaataatagaacagttacaacagtctggtaagttcagaaaatgacatcactttactgtaatttaaataaaaccaggaaaaaaacaatatctagtCTAATACGCTGATATTAATATAATACCAATCTATTGCCCAGCTCTGGCCTACAACATGCCCTTGGCTATATTAGATATACATTTTTgaactaaaactgaaaatattaaaagggAAATTGTTGCATTGAAAGTCTCTGTGCTAATATGTCCTgccatgtttttctgtttctagttttatttctttttgttgttgttgttgttgttgtctttaggGACCAGAGGGTGAAAAAACAGTAGCAATGGCCTTGGCAGCACCAGACCGGTTTGTTCTGAAGCCTCAGCGCGAGGGAGGAGGTACAATGCAAGAAACCTCTTACGAAATACCTTTCCCCATGCAGAAAGTCCCTAAACCTCTACCACATTGAAAACCATTTCTTAAACCAGGAGAGTTTGACACATCATTAACTCCATGGTAGCTCATACCAGCACAGTTACTACTGCAAAGAGCGTAACGCTGGGTTTCCACAGGCAGCGTTTTCCAACTGCAACTGATTCCAAGCGGAGTTGTGTCACCACAACATGACGACGGTGTACATGTTTTGCAGGCAGTGAGTTGTTAGggttgaaatacattttctataatTTAATATCTGGCCTAACATGACTGTACTGGTACGTTTTCTACTCCAGTCACACAATTTTCTGCTTAAAAAGTTGTGTTTAGTTTGAATAACCCTAAATTACTAGCAAAAAGCTAGTTGCTATTGCTACAATGCTAACATTACTACAATGGTACTACTACGTTTTCCAGTCTAGCTGTTAACATCCTTGGGTAACACCATACTGGAAtttttctacataagagtgacatacATGGTGGGATATATTGGTGGCACGTTCACAAGTCTGCCCTCTCATTGGCCACTGCTCTGCAGAAGTGACTCGGGAAAACTTTGGGAGAGCGGGGAAGGCGGTGAACATTCGGGCACTTTAGCTGCCATCAGTGGATTTTGCTCATACCATTGTTTtcataaatgaaatgaatcGCTTCACAAGTCAAAAGGAgtattcagtttttgttgaatttaagGTTTCAGAAAGCTGGCCAATCACATGACACTGTTGTTGATAATTTTTCTAGGCAACAACATCTATGGATCAGAGATCTGCCAGGTCCTGCAGGGAGTGAAGGAGAGTACAGAGAGGACGGCCTACATTCTGATGGATAAAATCCATCCCACCCCCGTACAGAACTACCTGTTGAGACGAGACGGTCCTCTCAAAATCAGCAACTGTCTCAGTGAACTGGGCGTGTTTGGAACATATGTCAGGTATGTAGTCACTACTTCCTAGACAGAGAATTTGCCTCATTTGCCAAGATCTTCCTAagttttctctcaaatatgTCGTCGTTATGTGCTCACCAGTTCGCTGGCTTCCACTGACTGCACATAAACAAAAGCGTAAACACCGACTTCAGTTTACTTTCCGCACAACAGCGTGCTGTGCGTGTTGCTGGTAATGGCAGaaccagagtggctctgggcagatccaatagttttaaagctcaacagagtacccgccttcaaggaagttaacgtCAGTGGAGAGAGGCCAGACACTCTGTGCATATGAAacctaccagagtctggtaggaccacgCTAGTCCAGTTCAGCAATGTGACACATTTGATATGTGATACCTCTGTCCCCTCCCTAGAAAAGGTAAAGACATGGTGATGAACGAGTGTGCGGGTCATCTGCTGAGGACCAAGAGTTCCGAACACTCAGACGGTGGCGTAGCAGCGGGCGTGGCTGTGCTGGAC
This window encodes:
- the gss gene encoding glutathione synthetase, whose amino-acid sequence is MAQGIPDKIMSNTALIKDLANVAKDAALLQGVLMRIHETPNSSELVTYAPFTLFPTPVPKAVFLQALAVQTHYNTLVDKISQDPGFLEEALASTIAVDDFTARLFRIHQQILKEGRSQSIVLGLNRSDYMLDQGEDGSSSLKQIEINTFAASFGGLASRTPDVHRHVLKVAGKLEESRRILDNNPAAGLAKAVAKAWELYGSERAVVMFLVEEGQRNIFDQRYIENELWKRNISTVRKRFDDVTKTGSLDQDKRLFVDDQEVAVVYFRNGYMPENYISEKTWDARLLMERSLAVKCPDISTHLAGTKKVQQVLASPGVLEKFFPDQPQVVEQIRATFTGLYTLDMGPEGEKTVAMALAAPDRFVLKPQREGGGNNIYGSEICQVLQGVKESTERTAYILMDKIHPTPVQNYLLRRDGPLKISNCLSELGVFGTYVRKGKDMVMNECAGHLLRTKSSEHSDGGVAAGVAVLDNPLLV